The following nucleotide sequence is from Trifolium pratense cultivar HEN17-A07 linkage group LG2, ARS_RC_1.1, whole genome shotgun sequence.
GAGGAGAAGGAAATGATTGAAACCTCTCACTTTCTAGACAGAAACACAATATAGACCTTGGCCGACCCGCAAATCCACCCTCAAATCCAATCCAATGAAGTGCACCATTCACACAAGTGGGATACTTAAGCAACGGAATAGAAACTTGAGAATCCGCTTCAACATTTCTCCATGACGGTGTTCCAAGTGTGTTTATCTCAAGGATCACACTCTCATGGTCATTGACACGTTTACCATATCTAACCAACATTTTTATCACCTTATATTCATTAATTTTAGGTAGGAAACCAAGTGCAGTTAGTCGTTGTTCCCTTGTTACTCGAGTTGTGTTTAACGTAGGAGTTGTAGTAGCTTCAGGAAGTCTTATGAACTCCCCGGTGACTGGGTTGCAAATTACCAAAGGGTTTCCATTAGATGGATCACACAAACAAAGCAAGCCATTGCAAGAATTCACAATACCAAATTTATCAAGGTCTGGTTTACTAGCAATATAAGGGCATTTAGATTTattctttatcttgttttgtttCTCCCCAAATTTTGAATTGGCATCACGAAGAGGAAGCTTGAAAGGCTGAAGCTTGACATGATTGTCAGTTCCAATCTCAAACTTTTCAGGCTGGCACTCGAGAAGGTATAGAGTTCTTGACACTCTATGGTCTTTGGTCCGAATCATGAGACTGGGTCTTCGCTCAAAGTGCAATTTAGCAAAGTGTGGTTCTGAAATGAGTGTTTTCCACATTTTGCAGACACACTTACAAATGAGAAGAGACTCAATCGGAAGTTGAAGCAAAATTTGCACAGTGATGTGAGATGGAATATTATCAAAGTAAGGGCAAAGTTCATCAACAACTTTCCCTTTTGCTTTGTTGGATCTTTTGCTAACCCTTGGAGAGGGAAttgaatgtttttttcttttcatggtTTACACTATAATTGCAAAAAGGAAcgaacaacaaaaacaaaataagtagtaaatcaaaacaacaaacacaaaatgGGAAACTAGAAAGTATGaagcaaacataaaaaaataaaaaggtgcgATTCATCATAGCTACACTAAATtgcaaacaaaagaaagaaaattaaaagaaaaaaatgggaACAGTGATAAGAAAATGGGAAAGTAAATACCTTTGTTGGATTGGAGAATTGCAAAAGCTGGAGCGTTGGTGAAAGAAATTAAGAGGAGGCTAGGGTTTATGTACAGATTAATGGTTCTGAAAACTGGACTGGACGGTCGGACCAAGGTTCAACGAACCACATCAAACTTGAACCGGGTCTTCTCTCCACTTCAATGATGAGTTGTCCGGTTTTTAAACCTTGGGTTAAATacttaaatcaataaatttttataactaATTTAATTCTGAGTTAAATGTATTATTTATCTGTCCCGTCCCGTGAGTTTAGTTCGGTTAGGaaggacatcgcactatatgtgcagaagCCGCCGACATTCGAACTTGACACTCCACTTCTTTATTATTAatgtggattttctagccactaaactaattgacaaaaaaaaaatctattgtattttttttgttagcaTATTATATGTAAGTATGAAGTTTGCCATCGTCACGAACTATGGTGAGCATGAGTCCAATAAATAATTATTGCTAATTGGATTTTTTATATAAGTCAAAAATTCTTTAGTCACTTGTTTAATAGATAAATTCTTCTCAAGCGTAGGCTGATCAAAGATCATGGTGATGTCTTATGTGCTTTTTGTGGAGCTTCAATAAAAGCAATTAATCACCTTCTCGTTAATTGTGTTTCTATTTCTGGTACTCTATTTTTAGGTGGTTGGACTTTTGGTTTGTGTCTCCTATAAGTATTAGTagtgttttttaatgttttctAGGTTTTGGGATGGGTAGGAAAAATATGTTAGGGTGATTATTAATTTGACATGCTAATGTCTGCGCTATCTGGAACTCTCGAAATAATGTCATATTTGCGAGATGAACTGTTTCTGTCGAATATTTGGTGGATAAGGTGAAACTTTCCTCATGGAAGTGGTATCTCATTAAAAACTCTGGTAACGCCTGCTCCTTCTATAAGTGGGAGGTACAACTGATCTTGTGTTGGAGCCGATAACGGTAGGTGGGCCGCTGGTTATGAGTCTTGTTGCTTCTTGGTAGTGATTGACCTGTTCTTTGTCGGTCTTCTCTTCTACTTTTATCTCCCCTTTATTAGGTGTCTTAGTTTAGGAGTTTGAGAGGCGTTGGTAATTTTGGTGGAGTGTATTTCTAGTATATAATTCcttgtttttattatgttttctttatatttatatagttatctttgccattaaaaataaaaatttgtttaatgAGTTCAAAACTATTACTATTTGAATCGatttattatcaatttttattcattGTTTTAACTATGCCAATTTCACAAGTTGTTGGAATTTTGGTCTAAATATTATATTGGATAATaggctttggctaacatggaagacttcaTTAAGTCTTCCATGATGCACAAGTTTCGAATATTATTACaacaaatatgaattttataaaatctattgttggattgaaagtttatatcatatagatcatccataaatttttttaaaaaaattaaaaattatttgatatgttattgagactcatcaagattaacggtattcaattaaaattcataaaccgttaatttttatGGGtcacaataacatatcaaatgattttcgatttctttaaaaaaaaatatggacgatctatatgatataaactttcaatccaacggtgaattttgtaaaattcgtactcgttataataatatgagcaacttgtgcatggtgcacaattTAGGCTACTTGTGCACATTAGAAGCAGCTTGGATAATAAATGGTATTTATTAGGTAAAATTTGAAGGGAGCAGACCAATAACTATCacttgaatttttcttttctgaacTATGATGGCTTCTCCCACAAGCCACTAACTCAACACATCAGGGGTCTCATCATGTTCCCCCAGCAGCGAATATCTCGTTCACATCGTCGCACAATCTTTTATTATTGTTAGTTTGTTACTTGTTCTGGACTGGGTCAAGAGCTGACCCAATTACTTTTCTGCCCGGAATTTGGGCATagcccaataaggggaggtCTCCctgacacgtcagccaatgacgtgtcttCCCCGACATAATGGCCTCGCGACATGATAAATACGTGCTGCGCTATCCAGCCACGACTTCGTCCAAGGAGCTTATCCATTACCCGTAGATAGTGGAACGGCTCTAACCAAGATAGGGGCGAATAACCGCCTCccatcttggcagttgagtctattgggccggttattcaagcccaatagaccaacctttggcccagcgccgAGGGCAGCTATATAAGCTCTCAtatacaggagagccaggtattctatTCATTCTACTctctactttctctctctacttTCTAAGTATCTCTTGTACTCTTTGCTGACCtaagcatcggagcacctgcaggtacaaccccctcCGGTGGACGaattgctcaacggaccggccatctCTATTCTGATCAACAGGTAATATCATTActgatttttgaaaattttcaattaattggGACTTGGGAGAAAATACGAAACAAGGTATCAAAAAATACATCATTGCGACATTATAGTTATCATGTGCTTGGCTACATTACTTACTACCTAAGAAGTGTTTAAACTTGATTTGGAGTAGGTTAATTATGCCCGAACTTGATTTTGAGATTCAAGAATCTTTCTATACACTTTGAGATTCAACTAATATATTTGACATGATTTAAAGATAAAGAAAATCAAAGACTAATCCCCTACCTGATACACATACAATACATCGACCCCTGCTACTAAAAGAACAAATGCAACTCCTTGTATCATGAATATTGTGAGCTTTAACTCacaaattaaatgtattttaaccACATGACAAAACTTTTATTTCTTCTAACAAATTTTCCTGAGCTCTATTTAAGTCTTTAATTAAAGATCCTCTCCATGcgatttttttcataaaaccaATATACTCACCAAGATTTTTTGCCAAACCGTCACACTTGTAGTAGGACACTCGAAAAACAAATGTGAAGCATTTTCCACCACTTCACACCCGTTAACAAAAACTACATTTTAGAATTTCAACAAAACTATTGATCTTCGTAATTTTGTCGAAGCCACAATAATACCAATGAATATACACTAATTATTCCACAATGTCTTAAATGATAAAGTGaatctatcattttttttttttctttttcaaggaATGGATCTACCACAATACTCCATCTAAAttgaaatataagcaaaagtggtATTTCATTTCAGATGAAGTAttacttttaactttttaatccacttttctaaaatatttatatcAGTAAAGGGTGtagatttttaattaaaaaaacaggatctgtctttttttattataaaaaaaaaaaaaaagaacttgtAGCCAATAAATACTGCATCACAAGAAACAAAGTTATCAATCAACTATATTTTGTATAGTTTTAAATGAAGAATCCATCCATCGAAAATTGTATCTTGCataataatttatcaaaattcaaGGCATAAACATGTGATCCTCACATCAAAGACATGTGATCATATAGTTAATGGCACCCTGAAGCAAAGCAATAGTACAACAAGGGACAACAATCACATGGAATTTATATCTCTACTTAAGCCTTATATTTGACCCCTTAAGTCTTAAAAAGACCTCACCTTGAccttaatgttactcaaaaatataaaacaatgcTAATGCTTTGGATGCACAACTTTATTCCTCATTATTTATGTCTCATATATTCCTTTTATGTAAACTAGTAGCCGTCCTTTTTTCCTTATGTCTAATTCAAGCTTCCTTCAATATATACCCCAGGTCCTATCAGCACTAGTGTTGATTCCTCCCAAAAATACTCCATTCATCTTTAATATTTAGTAACTATATATAGTATGCTATTAAAAAacgtactattattaaaaattatactaATATAATAACGataataacatcaacatatAAATTGGTTTTTAGTTCAATCAGTAAGAAGTTGATGATCACTTGACTTATACTGCACAATGATGTCGCgaacaatatataaatttatttatatagaaGTGTTCgttaatctttaaaaaaaaaaattctccttAATAAAATGTCAAGATTCAACTCACTTAAACTTTATATTGTAAAAGGGTAACTATGATAATTTGGTAAATAggtttaattactctttattttctttgtacAAAGGTTAAACTCTTTAATTTTCTCAACAATTTGGAATTTGTAAATAAatctaaactattttttttattggattccttaatttgttaataattaCATCTTAAGCTATTTTTCTAGTTGAACCCTTAAACTTCTAAATAATTTGTATTTAAGTCTCAAAATTTAAAGAcctaattaacatttttttttggtacataacattttaattttttaatatagttcAAAGAATCTTTATTAGAAAAAATAGAATTCAAAGAATCAATtactaaagaaaaatataggatctattgtaaaaaaaaaagtataggatctttattaaaaaaaactcaaatacaAATccaaactaaatatattttcgATAAATTGATAGACTATCTAGgatctattattattatcaaaaaaatatataggatctattattatataaaaaataaaatatctaggatctattatttataaaaaataaataaaaatatctgGGATCTATTTAAAAATCTTGTTTTATGAtagaataaaaagaaatctatttgtataaacaaaaaaagaaagaaatctatttaaaaatctaaaattagtTGAAAAGATCTACCAAATAATTAAACCTAATAAACAACGACCTTCAATCTATAGCGTATACAAAATcatcatcaaataaaaaaatcagaCAATCAACCGACCTTACATTTGCGGTTTATGTTTGCATGTGCACTGCTTAGTGGGCCCCTGACACGTACCCTTTTACTTATGGGCCTATAGCCCTTGACCCCACCCAAAACTCTATATATATTCACTTCCCTAGTTCTTTCATCTTACTACTAAAATTTCAAATTCCCTCTACTAAGGGAAACCAATTCATCAATTTCTTCATCGccaattttttccaaattatgGCTTCTTCAACTCAATTTGCTCTCACTTTGATTACCCTAACTCTGTTTCAATTCCTAACAGGTAACCATAACGAGACATAATCTTTTTCGGTCTATTTTTCGCTGAAGAGTGTCCGGTGTAAATCTCAATCATCCAATGAAGATTTAATAATGTTAATCAAATTGATTAACTTCAATGGATGATTGTATTAAACATATCACACcaagcaattttattttttttttataaatttttcgGATATTACGATGTTTGTGTCTTATgttgttgtcttttttataCAATAGtcttaagttgttttttttttttacatgttaCCGTTATTATTACAGGTTCTTATTCAACAACATTCACAATTGTTAACAAGTGTAGTTACACAGTTTGGCCGGGAATTTTATCCAGTGCCGAATCACCACCGTTCTCCACCACCGGTTTCGCTCTTCAACCCGGCGAATCAAATACCCTCGCCGCACCACCTTCATGGTCCGGCCGTCTATGGGGAAGAACACTCTGCTCTCAAGATCCCACCGGAAAATTCTCTTGCATAACCGGTGACTGTGATTCCTCCGCCGTCGAATGTGCCGGAAAAAACGCAATACCACCAGCAACATTAGCTGAGTTTACACTTAACGGCAACGGCGGACTTGATTTCTTCGACGTTAGTCTCGTCGACGGTTACAATCTCCCGATGTTGATCGAACCGCACGGCGAAACTAGCGGCGGAAATTGCATGACGACGGGTTGTTCTGTTGACTTGAACGTTGCGTGTCCGATGGAATTGAAAGTTATGAGTAGTAACGGTACTGGTGTGGGAGTCGCGTGTAAAAGCGCGTGTGAAGCTTTTGGGGATCCACAGTATTGCTGTAGTGGCGATTTTGCTACGCCAGCTACATGTAAACCAAGTTCCTACTCGCAGTTTTTTAAGAGTTCGTGTCCACGCGCTTATAGTTATGCTTATGATGATGGAACTAGCACTTTCACTTGTGCCTCTGCTGATTATACCATCACTTTTTGCCCCACAGCTTCCACAAGGTAATATTAGAGaatattaatcaattaattaaaaataaataaatataattttagtctcTTCAATTATAACGGTCTTCAATTTATGTTTCTTATTTTTACCgtcagtttaatctgattcggagtCAGTTCTAATTAATTTATGTTGGAGTTTCAATTCTTAGTTGTCAAAACGTGTTTTAAGATAGGAATATtgatattgagtttttttttcaaatgattttttttttaatttaaatattatgaTAAAGTTTTTGTTATATGTACACTGTCCCATGCCAGATGTACCATTGATAATAGATTCCGTGTatgatttatcttttgcttgctagatttttattttgtgttcaaATTTTGAGTGTAacgttttgaaatttttgtgttTGCAGTCCAATCAAGTCTGGGAATGAGAAATATCCAATACCGGTGTCGGATGTATCAGGTGTGTCTGATGTTCGACATATAAGAACGGTCAACAATgttttgatgatgatgagtGTGGTCTTTGTTTTGATGCATTTGGTGTTTTATCGGTTGTAACCGGCCGATCAATTTGTTGCTCCAATGTCATCTAACATGGCTGGTGATAAATTTGGTGGGCTATGAGTTTCTGTCACAAAATTGCTTAATCAACTTGAATCCTACAGAATGTGACTACTAGCAACTTGTTATTTCAAAGATTGCAACTTCTCAACTTGAGCAACCCAATTTTATTagctattttattatattagcaaaattaattaatcattctTATAGTATCTCTATCTAGGAAGTTCAAGTAGGAACAGAGTTAGGCAGGTAGGAGAGTTACATCAGCTCACAAATTTCACACCATTCTTATGTTGTCCTCTATCTGAAGTGACAAATTGAGGCATTAATTTTAGgaaatatataaaatagttaGTAGATCAATTTGCTCTCCAATTGTAATTatgaaatcaattttattaaaataattaaggaGGAGTACAATTTTGAATCGTTGTGCCTGTTATTTTCTTGCAACTGCTTCCTAATGAAACAAACTAATGCGTGTTCTTTTGACTCCCTATTTTATTGTAGATTGATTATGAAACTAACTGCTTCCTAATTTTGAATTATCACATTCCTCATctataaaattaataacaatAACCTAGTTcaaaaaatgccgaaattgctagTTTCGAACGTCAGTATCGGGATACGAATTCCGGTCattccactttgtgtgtgtgagtttcaatGACCTTGATCTTCTTTTTATCAAATAACTgcgaaaccacttgatgtcagaactgactctCAAACCAGATTAATTAGGTGATTCAGTGAGTCGGATATTAATGGTAAAAAAAACCTTGTATATTCCatggtaagaaaaaaaaacttcgtaaatttgtatatatttgtatgagtttaatatttatatactatagaaaaaattataatcaattatatataattttataagtaataTGATTGAAGCTAAATATggatatttatttcaaatatttgttttgtttgatttcaGTTACTTTTCATCAATTTATTTgtacatttttatattttaaccaTCACAAGATTCAAAATAACGTTActctattttcaaaattatattcaaaGAAAGACGTTGTGTTATTGAGTTCCaagaaaattttattacaaGTTTTAAGATAATATTCAAAAGAAGACcgttgtttattttatttgtacatttttatattttaactatcacaaatttcaaaataacgTTACTATaagtttcaaaataatattCAAAGAAAGACGTTGTGTTATTGAGtttcaagaaaattttattacaaatttCAAGATAATGTTCAAAAGAAGACCGTTGCTTACTTGAAAATTAATAGTATTTCTTTATCAAACTATTTATGTTATACTTTTACTCTtgattattctttttttaaaaagttacaTTACAGTATCTGACTTTTTTTCccacaaaaaaaatctatattaatagtgtatatgaattaaatcttatttgtatttttttttgacaaaatcttatttgtatttttattctcttatgttttttcaaatatttgatttattttgtttgattcCGGTTGCTTTTCATCGCTTTAGTGTACGTTTtcttttggcttaattagtaaaatggtcccttaaagacattttaggtttcatattagtcccttaaagaaaaaaaggttcattttggtcccttaactaTATGACTGTTAGTCACAATGGTCCCTTCTGTTAGTTTTTAACACAAAATGTATTAGGTGGACTAACATTACAATTGGTCCACCATAGATCTCAATAAATCTCTTAATTTAAGCCGTTTGATCTTATTGAAAAACAATAGCCATTAAATTTTGAATGTCCACCATATCTAACGGTGCACCATTACCaactaattttcttttctatttcttcatcttcttcctttaccttgttcttcattttcatcatcatgttcataaattcaacaaataaatccagaaaaacacaaaaaacacataaacaaCAAAATGAAATGGTGCAGGCGTGGAGGGATTTGGTTTTTActggttttttttcctttctctgCTACTGCTCTATTTTCGGATTCATGGGGTTgttaaacaacaaataaatctAGAAGTTTTGGATTCATGGGGTTGTTAAAAatcaaagtttgatttttcgtaTCTGGGTTCATGGGATTCATGGTAGTTGCTAAAATCAAACCTTTGATTGacattaaaaatcaaactttgatTTTTCGGATCTGGATTCATAGGAGTTgcttaaaagttaaaatcaaaactttgattaacattcaaattcaaactttGATTATAAaagcaattaaataaataaaaaactgaaatCGGTATGGAATTAGAATGAATTGGAATCGGAATGTTGGAATGTGATTTATGTGAAGATGATGATGCGAGATCTGCAAAAATGGTGAAGAAGgggaaggaagaagatgaagatctgCAAAAATGGTGAAGAAAgggaaggaagaagatgaagatctgcaaaaaaaaaaaaaaaattccttgacTTGCCACGTCATTACAAGTTAACGTTTTCCGTGAAAATTAGACGGAAGGGACCAATATGGTTAAggtatatgtctttaagggaccaattcagacctttttttctttaagagaccattatgaaacttaaaatgtctttaagggaccaattaactaattaagccttttctttttgtattttagatCTTGCTAATGAGTGCAAAACCTATCTCAATTTTATAGATTTAACTTactaaaaacacaaatttaaaGACAATAGAATATATAGATGAAGAGATTATTGGTTTGATTGGTAATTCAAGCTCTGAAGCATTATAACCTCTGAACCAGCGCTTCAGCCTCTGAAGCAATGTAACCTCTGGACCCTCACAACCTCTGAAGCTGACATAAgctctgaagctctgttttgcTTGGTTCTGATACGCGTTTCTGTTTTACTTAGCTTttagagttagttagttagttttgtaCAGCTGTAATTCAGTTACTTTTTGTTTGTCCTAGGTAGTTATGCAGTTACTTGCATTTGAAGTAACCAcctattgtatataaacaattaaggccctttgtggaagaataagatttttacttttcctttattcaatttctgGTTACTCtaaattcattcttcattcatctttcatccttcagtgctctttgttttgggttaatccccaacaaagtggtatctagagctttcACGATCCAAGGGATCTTGATTCGGATCTTTCACCAAGAAAGAGCATCAAAGGTTGCAGTGATTCAATCATGGCTGGGAAGAGTAATTTCCATGCGAATTTGccaattcttgatggaaagaactgGGATACATGGGTCAAACAGATGAATGTGATATTCATTGTTCAAGAAGTGGATGAACAAGTGAAGACAGTTCTTGATCCATTACCAGCAAATGCAACAGCAGAACAGAGAACAACGTTCAGAGAAGCACTGAAGAAAGATAGCAAAACTCTATTTCTCATTCATCAATGTGTTGATGCCAAGGTATTTGAGAAGATTGCAGATTTCACAACGTCCAAAGAGGCTTGGGACACTTTGCAGAAGAGCTATGGTGGTGATGCAAAGGTCAAGAAAGTGAAATTGCAAGCCTTGAAGAGACAATATGAGCTGCTGGAGATGAAGAATGATGAGACAATTGCAGATTACTTCACAAGAGTGGTGACTCTCACCAATCAGATGAAGAATTGTGGAAGTAATCTTGCTGAACAGGAAACAGTGGAAAAGGTACTTAGaactttaacttcaaaatttgaGCACATTGTGGTGacaattgaagaaacaaaagacttAAGTGAAATCAAGATTGAAGACTTGCAGAGTACACTTAAGGCTCATGAGATGAAGCATGGTGGAAGAAACCATGGCAAAGAAGATGAGCAAGCTTTGTTTGTAAAGTTCAAAAAGTACCAAGATGACAAAAAGAAAtggcagaaaaagaaagagttcaagAAAGGGAAAGAAAGTATTGAAGACAAGCCTGAATCCTCAAAAGAAGGAGGAGGGAAAAAGAAGAATTATCAAAAGAAGGATAAGAGCACCATTCAGTGTTACAATTGTGACAAATATGGTCACTATGCAAAAGAATGTAAGGCTCCTAAGAAGATCCAAAGTCAAAACAGTGGAGAAGAAGCAAATGTGGCACAGGATGATTCAACATCAGAAGATAATGTGAATTTCATGGTGACAATTACTGATGAAGCAGCAGATTCCATGGTTTGGTACTTTGATACAGGGTGCTCAAATCATATGACAGGGAATAGAAGCATCTTAACTGATTTTGACAAGTGTTTCAACACAAAGATCAGGCTAGCAGATAGCAATTCCATTGCAGCTGAAGGCATTGGAAATATAGTGATACAGAGAAATAATGGAAGGAAAGCAGTGATTGAGAAAGTTCTATATGTGCCTGGTATGAAATGTAACTTGATGAGTGTAGGTCAGTTACTTGAGAAAGGGTTCAGGGTAGTGCTAGAAGATGAAGCACTGAAACTCTTTGATTCAAAGAACAGATTAATTCTGAAAACAGCACAAAGCAAGAATAGAACCTTCAAGAGTCAAATCAAAGCAATTGAAGCTGAATGCTTAGTTGCAACTGCTGAAAGTAAAGACAGTGACTTATGGCACAAGAGGTATggtcatttgaatttcaaaagctTGTCTATGCTTAATTCAAAGAACATGGTGTTAGGACTGCCTAGTGTTATACCTCCAGTCGATACATGCACTGTATGTTTGTTAGGAAAACATCCTAGATCATCTTTTAAAAGTAAATTGCCTATGAGATCTAGTGAAGTGCTAAATGTTGTGCATTCTGATATTTGTGGACCAATTGATGTGTTATCAACTGgtggaaacaaatattttatcacattTGTTGATGAGTATTCAAGGATGATATGGCTATATCATATAAAGGCTAAAAGTGATGCATTTgaagtgtttaagaaatttaaaacactggttgaaaaacaaagtgacaagTCAATAAAAGTGTTGAGAACTGATGGTGGAGGAGAATATACATCAAAGGAATTTGAGAATTATTGCAAAGAGCAAGGCATAATTCATGAAATTACAGCACCATACATTCCTCAACACAATGGTCTTGCTGAGAGAAGGAATAGAACTATCCTGGATATGGCTAGAAGCATGGTAAAGCAGAAGGGTTTGCCACATAGATTTTGGGGTGAGGCAGTTTCTACTGCAGTATATAT
It contains:
- the LOC123908791 gene encoding F-box/kelch-repeat protein At3g06240-like, which produces MKRKKHSIPSPRVSKRSNKAKGKVVDELCPYFDNIPSHITVQILLQLPIESLLICKCVCKMWKTLISEPHFAKLHFERRPSLMIRTKDHRVSRTLYLLECQPEKFEIGTDNHVKLQPFKLPLRDANSKFGEKQNKIKNKSKCPYIASKPDLDKFGIVNSCNGLLCLCDPSNGNPLVICNPVTGEFIRLPEATTTPTLNTTRVTREQRLTALGFLPKINEYKVIKMLVRYGKRVNDHESVILEINTLGTPSWRNVEADSQVSIPLLKYPTCVNGALHWIGFEGGFAGRPRSILCFCLESERFQSFPSPPQVFGNHNNTTHGNSKITMGELKGFLYICDSTFFTDVTMWVMNDYGNGESWTKLYNIDPLVSSFGSPDPSPYLSHYGLCFPIKHFEEGAAVLLYHPCNWFIYYEPEKYGFKVFQIQGPDPNFVEIIPHIPSLISLKDVVKGDNIEVLNIHSRCAKFKLHEENEALSLSQPIDGDLESLRSLFYYDSD
- the LOC123909644 gene encoding pathogenesis-related thaumatin-like protein 3.5; this translates as MASSTQFALTLITLTLFQFLTGSYSTTFTIVNKCSYTVWPGILSSAESPPFSTTGFALQPGESNTLAAPPSWSGRLWGRTLCSQDPTGKFSCITGDCDSSAVECAGKNAIPPATLAEFTLNGNGGLDFFDVSLVDGYNLPMLIEPHGETSGGNCMTTGCSVDLNVACPMELKVMSSNGTGVGVACKSACEAFGDPQYCCSGDFATPATCKPSSYSQFFKSSCPRAYSYAYDDGTSTFTCASADYTITFCPTASTSPIKSGNEKYPIPVSDVSGVSDVRHIRTVNNVLMMMSVVFVLMHLVFYRL